Proteins encoded by one window of Cervus canadensis isolate Bull #8, Minnesota chromosome 18, ASM1932006v1, whole genome shotgun sequence:
- the ZNF235 gene encoding zinc finger protein 235 isoform X2, with translation MISQLEREEKLWTTEIQPQRGGRSGGRKHEMGTFQDTGVRCLSLGELSCWQIRHVVSKSTKSQNSVINTQEKSSQSPKQHNSPAGVSAQASMEGSCFVTLIEGHSDIIENQEFPAGRAPNSWSKLCLSGTQNYQRGCQLIPMKNKICMFAPCVDFFACISPHHDDHTVPQREKAQGTRECGKDLLKASPLAQRSILEAGPKAYPCKEGERGLGDRASLELHQRLHVGGKSPTHRTPKKDPAHGSACPTSPGALPGSKRYWCRECGKGFSQSSNLQTHQRVHTGEKPYSCHECGKSFNQTSHLYAHLPIHTGEKPYRCESCGKGFSRSTDLNIHCRVHTGEKPYKCEACGKGFTQRSHLQAHERIHTGEKPYRCTDCGKRFSCSSNLHTHQRVHTEEKPYKCEECGKRFSLSFNLHSHRRVHTGEKPYKCQECGKGFSSASSFQSHQRVHTGEKPFRCGECGKGFSQSSYFQAHQRVHTGEKPYKCEVCGKRFNWSLNLHNHQRVHTGEKPYKCEECGKGFSQASNLQAHQSVHTGEKPFKCAACQKRFSQASHLQAHQRVHTGEKPFKCGTCGKAFSQRSNLQVHQIIHTGEKPFKCEECGKEFSWSAGLSAHQRVHTGEKPYTCQQCGKGFSQASHFHTHQRVHTGERPYICDVCCKGFSQRSHLVYHQRVHAGGNL, from the coding sequence GAGGCAGGAAACATGAGATGGGAACTTTTCAGGACACAGGAGTGAGGTGCCTTTCACTGGGAGAGCTTTCCTGCTGGCAGATCAGACACGTTGTGAGCAAATCAACCAAAAGCCAAAACTCTGTGATAAATACTCAAGAGAAGAGTTCCCAGTCCCCCAAACAACATAATTCCCCTGCAGGAGTATCTGCCCAGGCTTCCATGGAAGGCAGCTGTTTTGTGACTCTTATAGAAGGTCATTCTGATATTATTGAAAATCAAGAATTTCCAGCTGGGAGAGCTCCCAATTCCTGGAGTAAACTCTGTCTGAGCGGGACACAGAATTACCAGAGGGGTTGTCAGCTGATTCCCATGAAGAACAAGATCTGTATGTTTGCTCCATGTGTTGACTTTTTCGCATGTATCTCCCCTCACCACGACGACCACACAGTGCCCCAAAGAGAGAAGGCTCAGGGCACCAGAGAGTGTGGTAAAGACCTCCTCAAGGCATCACCACTAGCCCAGCGAAGCATCCTTGAGGCTGGACCAAAAGCCTACCCGTGTAAAGAGGGTGAGAGAGGACTCGGTGACCGCGCCAGCCTGGAGCTTCATCAGCGGCTACACGTGGGCGGGAAGTCTCCGACCCACAGGACGCCCAAGAAGGACCCGGCTCACGGCTCAGCGTGCCCCACTTCACCGGGCGCCCTCCCGGGGTCGAAGCGCTACTGGTGCCGCGAGTGCGGGAAGGGCTTCAGCCAGAGCTCCAACCTGCAGACCCACCAGCGAGTCCAcaccggggagaagccctacTCGTGCCACGAGTGCGGGAAGAGCTTCAACCAGACCTCGCACCTGTACGCCCACCTGCCCATTCAcaccggggagaagccctacCGCTGCGAGAGCTGCGGCAAGGGCTTCAGCCGCAGCACCGACCTCAACATCCACTGCAGGGTCCACACCGGCGAGAAGCCCTACAAGTGCGAGGCGTGCGGCAAGGGCTTCACGCAGAGGTCCCACCTGCAGGCCCACGAGAGGAtccacacgggcgagaagccctacAGGTGCACGGACTGCGGGAAGCGCTTCAGCTGCAGCTCCAACCTCCACACGCACCAGCGGGTGCACACAGAGGAGAAGCCCTACAAGTGCGAGGAGTGCGGCAAGCGCTTCAGCCTGAGCTTCAACCTGCACAGCCACCGGCGCGtgcacacgggcgagaagccctacAAGTGCCAGGAGTGCGGCAAGGGCTTCAGCTCCGCCTCCAGCTTCCAGAGCCACCAGCGCGtgcacacgggcgagaagcccttCCGCTGCGGCGAGTGCGGGAAGGGCTTCAGCCAGAGCTCCTACTTCCAGGCCCACCAGCGCGTGCAcaccggggagaagccctacAAGTGCGAGGTGTGTGGCAAGCGCTTCAACTGGAGCCTGAACCTCCACAACCACCAGCGCGtgcacacgggcgagaagccctacAAGTGCGAGGAGTGCGGCAAGGGCTTCAGCCAGGCCTCCAACCTCCAGGCGCACCAGAGCGTCCACACCGGCGAGAAGCCGTTCAAGTGCGCCGCGTGTCAGAAGCGGTTCAGCCAGGCCTCGCACCTGCAGGCGCATCAGAGAGTCCACACCGGGGAGAAACCCTTCAAGTGCGGTACCTGCGGCAAGGCCTTCAGCCAGAGGTCGAACCTTCAAGTCCACCAGATCAtccacacgggcgagaagcccttCAAGTGCGAGGAGTGCGGGAAGGAGTTCAGCTGGAGCGCGGGGCTCAGCGCCCACCAGCGGGTGCACACGGGAGAGAAACCCTACACGTGCCAGCAGTGTGGGAAGGGCTTCAGCCAGGCCTCGCACTTCCACACGCACCAGAGGGTCCACACGGGGGAGAGGCCCTACATATGTGACGTATGTTGTAAGGGCTTCAGCCAGAGGTCGCATCTTGTCTACCACCAGAGGGTCCACGCCGGAGGGAATCTATAG